The segment CGGGAAGAACCTCGCGGAAGCGGCCGAGACACGCGCGGAAGCCATCGCGGGGCTACAACGGTTCACCACCACCGGCCTGATCGCGGTCGCCCTGCCCGACCTCCAGGTGCCCGACGCCGGAGACGGCCCCTGGGCGGCAACCCCCGCCATCGCGCTCGCCCGTGCCATCGAAGCGGGTCTGTCGTCGGCCGACGACTCGGACGGGGCGTGGGAACGCGTACAGCGCCGCCTGAGCGAGGAACTCAAGACCCTCCAGGACACACTGTCCCGGCACGGCCACACCGCCTCCGCCCGCATGGTGGAGGACGGCATGGTCGTCGACATCGTCTACCAGGGCCGCGAGCGGGCCGTCCCCGAACTCGCCTCGGCGCTCACCGCCGAAGTCGGTGAGCTCACCCGCATCCTGTCCGCCCGCGAACGGGAAATCCTCGAAACCCACCTCATCACCGAGGTCGCGGGCACCCTCCAGGAGCTCATCGGGGCCGCCGAGCGTCAGGTGCGGGACATGAACGCCGAGCTGGAGGACCGCCCCACCTCCACCGGAATGAAACTGCGGCTCATCTGGCGGGCCTCCCGCAAGGCCCCCTCCGGACTCGCCCAGGCCCGAGAGCGCCTGCGCCAGTCCGCCGACGCCTGGACGGCGGAGGACCGTGCTGCCGTCGGGGAGTTCCTGCAGGCCCAGATCGCCCGGCAGCAGACCGACGACACCTCCGGCAGCTGGCTCGAATACCTCACAGCCGCGCTCGACTACCGGTCCTGGCACGAATTCGGGGTCGAGCGGCACCAGCACGGCCGCTGGGTCCCGGCCACCGGCCCGGCCTCGGGCGGCGAGCGGGTCCTCGCCGTCTCCGTGCCGCTGTTCGCCGCGGCCTCGTCGCACTACGCGAGCGCGGGCAGCCCGCACGCCCCGCGCCTGGTCACCCTCGACGAGGCGTTCGCGGGCGTCGACGACGACTCGCGGGCCAAGTGCCTGGGTCTCCTCCAGGCCTTCGACCTGGACGTCGTCATGACCAGCGAGCGCGAATGGGCCTGCTATCCCCAGGTCCCCGGCATCGCCATCGCCCAGTTGTCCCGGATCGACGAGGTGGCGGCGGTACTCGTCACCCGCTGGGAATGGGACGGCACACGTCGGCTCCGCCGCGAGGACCCGGTACGGCCGCCGGATCGCACGGACGCAGCGGCGGAAGCGGCCGGACCGGAGCCGCTGTGGAAGTGACCCCTGACGGTGCGCCCGTCGACGACGCCAGGCTGCGCCGCCTCCTGGGAGATCCCGGCCTCGCATGGTTGGTCGACCGTGCGCGCCGGCGCCTGGAGCGTGAACAGCCCCTCACCGGCCCGGTGTCACTCAGCGCGCCCACGTCGTCCCAGCGGGCGTCGGCCGAGCGGCTCCTGGGCCGCTCTCCCGGCAGCGGGCGTTCCCTGAGCGTCCGGCTCGACGAGGTGGACGCCGTCCTGCGCCGCAGCGGTATCAGCCCCGCCGGCCTGGCCCCGGCGTTGGAGGCGCTCACCGGGCCGATCGTCGCCCTCGGCCCGGCCCGTGAGGCCGAGGACCTGGCCTGGCAGGAGGCCTACGCTCCGATCGACGCCCTCGCGGACCATTTTCCGGCACTCGCGGCCTGGGCCGCCCGGCTCCGCGGCGACGGTCTCGTACGGCGCCTCGCAGGCACTCCCGCCGCAGCACGTGCCCTCCTCGACCAGACGGCCGTCGTCCTCGGCTCGCTGCCCATGGACCCTCCCGTGTCACTCCCCGCCTTCGCGGCCCGGCGGCTCGGCAGTGCCCACGCCCTGGACGACGGCGCACCCTTGGCCACGATCACCCTGTCGGGTATCCGAGCCCTGACGGGCTTCCCCGACGGGACGGGTACCGAATGGCGTCGGGAGGCTTGGGCGTCGGCGGGCCTGCTGCGCGACGAGCTGTCCTCCACGGTCCTCACCCTGAACCTGCGGGGCACGCCCGCGCTGGACTGGATGGCCGACGCGGGCGAGCCGTCCGTGCTGACCCTGCGGCAGCTGATCCGCAGGCCGCCCGCCTCGACCGCCTCGGCCGTTCGGATCTGCGAGAACCCGGCGGTACTCGCCGCGGCGGCCGAAGCGTACGGCCCGCGCTGCGTGTCACTGGTGTGTCTCCAGGGACAGCCGTCCGCTGCCGCTCTCCTCCTTCTCCGGCAGCTGCACGAGGGCGGGGCAACGCTCCATTACCACGGGGACTTCGACTGGGGCGGCCTGCGCATCGCCTCGGCCCTGCTGCGCCGTGTTCCGTGGCAGCCCTGGCGCTACACGGCTGCCGACTACCGAGCCGCAGCGCTCGCAAGCCCTGACGGTTTGCCGCCACTCGCCGGACAGCCGACCGAGGCTCCCTGGGACCCGGATCTGAAACAGGCCCTCTTGGAGCGGGGCGTCCGCGTCGAGGAGGAGACGCTCCTCGACGTGTTGCTGTCCGACCTCGCGTGACGGTTCCCGTCCACATCATTCCTGGGACGCATCACGCGGGGCCTGGCCGGTCGTCCGTGGTCTGAACTCGTCAGGCACCATCCGCGGGCATCAGGAAGCCGTCCGCTTCGCGGACCGCCCCCTTCGCCACGAGCTCGTCCACATCGCTCGTGAGTGCATCCCGGATGTCAGGGCCCAGCCGGGTCCACCCGAAGAAGCGTGCGACCTCGCGGAGCAGCTCCTCCCGGTGAACGCCCGGGCTTTCCCCGACCACGTGCCCCACGACGAGCCGCCGCTCGACCGACGGGACCTGCCCGACCTTGCGCGCCATGGTCGGGGTCGGGGTGCGAGCGAAGGCGGGCTCTCGGTCAGGAAGGTCATACGCCTCGCCGACGCGCACGATCTGGCCCGCGGAGGTGATCCTCCGCAGCGCTCGACGCACCGAGTCCCGGACCACCGCGCCCGCTCTCGAGATACCCCACGCCGAACGCACCCGGGTGAGGATCAGGTCCTCCGTCATCGGGCCCTCGGCCTTGATCACGGAGAGGGCGACGTCGGCGACGACCCCCACGGCGTCCGGGTCCTGCAGCTCCGCATGCCGCATGCCGCGGCGCTCGGCGGACGTGATCCGCAGGTTGACCAGCTGGACGTCCCCGAGCTCCTCGTACGCCCGGCTCCACTTCGGCGGCCCGTCGTCCAGCGCCACGAACGTCACCGCCGGCCCCGTGTCCGCCGTCGTGTCCGGAGCGGCAGGTGCCTCTGCAGGCGTCCCCTCGGTGACCGGCTGCTGCGGCATCACCTGAAACGGGTCCCGTGCGCACGCCCCCTCCACCGCGGCGCGCAGGCGGGCGATCGCGTCCCGGCGGTTGCGGTACCAATCGGTGCCCCAGATGCGGTGCAGCTTCCAGCCGAGGTCGCGCAGCACGGCTTCCCGCAGCCGGTCGCGGTCGCGGGCCGCACGCGAGGAGTGGTACATGACGCCGTCGCACTCGATGCCGAGGGCGTAGCTGCCCGGGGCGGCGGGGTGGCGTACCGCCATGTCGATGCGGAAACCGGCGACACCGACCTGGGGCTGTACGGAGTAGCCCCAGTCGCGCAGAACGGCCAGGACCTCTTCCTCGAAGGGGCTCTCCGGAGCGGCATCCGGGTCGGCCGCGGCCGTCGCCAGGATGTGGGGGCCGTGCTCGGCGTACTGGAGGTAGCGCTTCAGGTGCTGGACGCTCTTGTTGGTGCTGTCGGCCAGCTCGGAACCATGGAACGAGGCGATGACCTCCATGCGCCGCCGCGCGCGGGTCACGGCGACGTTGAGACGGCGCCAGCCGCCTTCCCTGTTGATGGGGCCGAACGTCGAGAGCAGCTTGCCCCGGTGGTCCGGGCCATAGCCGACGGACAGGATGACGACGTCGCGCTCGTCGCCCTGGACGGTCTCCAGGTTCTTGACGAAGAAGCCGTCGAGGCGGTCCTCGGTGAAGAAGTGATCGAGGTCGGGCCGGGCGGTTCGTGCCTTCTGCACCGCGTCCTCGATGGCCTCGGCCTGTGCCTTGGACAGGGCGACCACACCCAGGCTGAGCCCCGGCCTGGTGGCGAAGTGGTGGATCACGCGCTGCGCGACTGCCGCCGCCTCGCCCGGGTTGTTGCTTCGGCCGCCCCGGTCGTAGACACCGTCGGCCTTGAAGAACTCGACGCCGAGGTCCGGGCTCTGCTCGTACGCGCCCGGGAAGGTCACCATGGTGTTGTCGTAGAAGTCGTTGTTGCTGAAGGCGATGAGGTTCTCGTGGCGGCTCCGGTAGTGCCACCGCAACGGCAGGCCGCGCAGCACGCCGCTGGCCTTGCAGGCGTCGAGCACGGACTCGAAGTTGTCCGCGCCCTCCTCGTCCCACTCGTCATCGTCGTCGCCGTCGCTGCCGGCGCTGAAGAACGAGGTCGGCGGCAGCTGCTTCTGGTCACCGGCCACGATGAGCGCACTGCCGCGGTAGACGGAGTTCACCGCGTCCTGCGGCAGTACCTGGGAGGCCTCGTCGAAGATGACGACGTCGAATCGGAAGTCGGGCGGCAGGAACTGGCTGACCGTCAGCGGGCTCATCATGAAGCAGGGCTTGATGAGCCGCACGACATCCCGCGTCTCACCGAGCAGCTGGCGTACCGGCTTGTGGCGGCGCTTGAGCTGTGACTGCCGGCGCAGCTCGGCTGCGGGGCCGATGTTGGTTCGGCGGGGGCGGCGGGCATTGCATGCCGCGATGACCTCGGCGTGCGCCGCCTCGACGAGGGCGCGGTCCGCGTCCCGGAACCGCTCGACGAGCTGATCGCGGTCCACTGCGCGCATCGGCTTGAGCCGGGCGTCGAGTCCGAGACGTCGTTCGATCCAGGCGGTAAGGACCGCTCGTTCGACGGAGGCAGGGAAGTCGGCTGCGGACACGCCACGCTGAGCGAGCTGGGAGGGCAGCCCGTCCAGGCCGTACCGTCTCAGCTGCCTGAGGGCGTCGGAGCAGGTGGTCCACGCCTCGGGGCCGAAGGGGTCGTCGTCCAGCCGGGACAGGCAGGTCGCGGCAGCGGGCAGCGACTCCCGGAGCTCGCGCTGCAGGAGGCGGCCGCGCTGCACGTCGAAGTGTCCGACGAGATCGTCCCGCTGGCGCTGCCATTCGTCGTGGCGGTCCGCCACGGACGTCTCGGCGGGTGCGTCCAGCATCAGCCGGGCCGCTGGGACGGACAGCGGGGCCGCGTGGCTTCCGTGTGCGGTCCGGCGAACCTGCTGGGACCAGTCCAGGGCGTCGAGTACGGCTCCCTTGTCGGTTGCCGTCCCCTGGTAGAGGTCACCGAGCAGCTCCCCGTGACGGGGGGCGTCGTCGTCGAACCGCGCCACGGCTGCCCGCGCGTCGGCTACTGCTGTCACCGCCTGCCGCGCCCGCGAGAGGGACAGTCCGCCGTCGGTGTCGGCCACGCGGGCCACGGCGTGGAGGAGGTCGGCAGCGTCCTCGAAGGGTTCGACGTGGGCGCGCAGCCAGCGCGCAGCGTCGGGCATCGGGCCGGCGAGCAGGTGCGCGCCCGCGGCCGCGAGGTGCGGCTGACCGGCGTATTCCCGCCAAGTGTGCAGGTCGGTACGGATCTGCGGCTCCGTCTGTCGCACAAGGGTGTGCGGAACGGGACGTCCGTCGGCGAGGAAACGGATGAGGCGTGCCCGGCGTGTGGGATCGGCGAGCGTGTCCGGCGCCAGCCGCTCCACGGTGTGCGCCGCTTCCAGGGCGTCCTGAAGCGCGGCAGTGTCGACGCCGTCGGCGGACGCGTAACGGCCGAGCAGCTTGCGCTGCTCCTCGTCGGCGCAGCCGCCCGGGGCGGATCGTTGGATGCCCCAGGCCCGGTGCAGGAGTTCGGGGATGCCGCTCCGTTCCGGCGCTGCGTCGGATGAATCCGCGCGCAGCTCGGCGGGGTCGGTGCTCAGCCCCTGGTACCAGGAACCGCAGAGGCGACGATGAGCCTCCTCCTCAGCGGCAAACCCGGCGGTCTCCCGCCGGCCCTCCTGTGCGGCGCCGATCGCCGCCCGTGCGCCTGCGAGCGTGTACGCGAAGCCGGGTCCGTCGTCGCGACGGCCGAGGGAGGCGGCTGTGTCGATGAGGTCGACGGCCCGGGCGATCGGATCCAGGTGGTCGCGCAGCCAGCGGGCAGCGTAGGCCGGAGAGCACTTGGCGAGCTCGTCCGCGACCGGGGCCAGGCGGGGGCGTGTCAGATCCTGCCGCCAGGTGTTCAGATCCTCGCTCAGGGCCCGGCAGTGCTCCAGCAGTTCCGGGGCCGGGGTGTGGCCGTCGGCGATCTGGGCGGCCAGCAGGCCGCGGCGGTGCGGGTCCAGGACCGTGTCCGGCGCGAGCCGGTGTACGGCGCCGGCGTGCGCCAGTGCCGCCTCCAAGGCGGGCACGTCGGGCAGCTCCGCCCCGGCGTAGTGTCCGAGAAGAGCGGCATGCGTACGGGCGAGAGACCGCAGCCGGCTGTGGGCCGTGTGCCAGTCGAGGGCGAGCGGCAACCGGGCGTACAGCTCGCTGCGCCACGAGCCCGCGACCGTCAGCGCACCGAGTGCCTTGCGGTCTGCGCGCACCGCGCCGGACAGCAGGCCGCCGATTCCGCGCGAGCCTTCGGACAGGCGGCCTATCAGGTCCGGCAGTCCGGGGAAGACGGCGGTCTCGGGCCGGAAGACGTCCTGCGCAGCCCGCTCGGCCTCAGCGAGCCGGTGTGCGGCGTCGGAGATCTCCGTGCAGGCTTCCCGTACCCGGGACATCACCTGCGGGTCGAGCCATGTGCCGAGCATCCGGTGGGAGGCCGTGGCCAGCTCCACGAGAGCGATGAGCTCCTCGGCCTCCTGCGTGCTTCTCGGACGGTCAAGCCCGAGGAGCCTGGCCGTGGCCGCGGCGTGCTGCTCGGCCGATTCGAGGGTCGCCCCCAGGCTCGCGAACCAATCGGAGAGCTCCGCGGCCTGCGTACGGGTCAGAGCGCTCAGGTCCAGGCCACGCGGTTCCAGTCCGCCAAGGCCCCGCTCGGACGCCGGTGGTTCCGTGTCGAGCGTGGCGGGGATCGAGGCCCAGCCGGGTCCGGCCTCCGCGGTCGCGCGTGCTTGTGCGGCCAAAACCGTGTCACGGCGGGCGAAGAACGCGCGCAGTCCGTCGGCGACGACGTTGACCGCGGCCTTGTCGGCTTCGGATGCTCCCCCGGGCACAAGCCACTGTTCGAGGGGCCGGTGGTCGGCGCCCGCGAGTGCGACGACGTCGCAGAGGTCTTCCGCTGCCGCGACGCTGCCCGGGATGTCCAGCCCAAGCTGCTGTGCGACCTCGGCAAGGCTGCGGTGCGTATGCTCAAGGCCGTCCGCGGTCGTCTCGAACGCGTGGGCCAGCTCGTTCGCACGCTCCTCCGACAGCTCGGAGGGATCGATACCGGCCGGAGAGAGCGCGGGCAGGGCACGTTCGGCTTCGCTCGGCACGGGGGTGAGCTGCGGCGAGAGTTCCTCCCAACGCTCCCCGGCCGCGGAGCGGGCGGTGGCCTGCGCCCTGACCACCTTCTTCAGCGCGGAGAGGAAGCCGTCCACCGGGCTCGCCACCGTGTCGGCGAAGTCGGCGCTGGTCAGCCAGGCCTCGGGCACCGGACGGCGTGACCCGATGAGCGCGAGGAGCTTGATGAGCCGGCGGACGCCGTCCTCCTCCTCGATCGGCTCGCCGTCTTCCGAGAGGTCCTGGTAGCGCGCCACCGCCGCGGCGAGCCCGTCCCGGGCGGCCATGGCCTGTTCGAGCGCCGGACGGGGATGCGGACTGCCGGCCTTCAGGTCCCGCCAGGGGAAGGACGGATCCGCGACCGCCTGCCAGGCGTCGGCAATGGTCTTGGTCGCCTCGATGATGAGGTGCAGGTCCTGTCCGCTGAGTGCTGCGGGGTCGAACACCTTCTGCTGACGGGAGCCCCCGTCGGACTCCGAAGCCAGGAATGCCACATGCGCCTCGGACAGCCGCCCGACCCTCCCGATCACGTCGTGCAGGCTCTGGCCGAGTGGCTGGCTGACCTCGTTCATCGCCTCGGCATAGGCGCTGAGGGCCTCGCGTGCCTCGCGGGCCCGGGCGACCGCCTCCTGGGAGAGCCGTGGGGCTCGGGGCTCCTCCTCCAGGGCCCTGCCCAGCTCCTGAGCGACGGCCCGGCGGCTGGTGTTGTGGCTGTGCAGGGGCAGGGCGTACGAATCGAGCCCGACGGACTTCAGCCGATCCAGCACCACGTCGAGCGCGGCAGCCTTCTCACTGACGAACAGCACGCTGCGGCCCGCGTGCATCAGGCCGGCGATCATGTTGGTGATCGTCTGGCTCTTACCCGTACCCGGAGGGCCGTCGAGCACGAAGGACTGCCCGGCGACAGCGGCCGCGACGGCCTGACGCTGCGACGCATCGGCATCGAGGACGAGCGGGCTGTCCTCCGGCGGACTGAGCTCGTCGATCCGGTCGGTGTCGATCTCCTCGAAGTCGAAGCGGTCCGACGCCAGTCCCGCCTTGGGACCGAGCGCCACCGCCCGTACGAGGTCGCTGTTCAGGATGCGGGCCTCGTTGTCCAGCAGGTCCTGGTACATCGACTCCTTGTGGGAGGCGAAGAGCGCCAGCACCACGCGCCTCGAAACCTCCCACGCCTTTTTACCCGCCACTGCGTGGGTGACCGCGTCGAGCACGGCGTCGAGGTCGGTCGGATCCTGTTCCGTGACGGGCGACCAGTCGATGAGGAACTGCTCCAGCTTGACCCTGAGCGCAGGGTTGAGACGCGGTTCCTCGTCGTCGTTGGCCACCAGGCGGACTCGTCCGTTGCTCAGCCGCTCGATCCGCACGGGGAGGAGAAGGATCGGCGCATCGCTGCTCGTCGATGCGCCGTCCTCACGCCAGCGGAGGATGCCGACGCCCAACTGGAGCGTCCACAGGCCGTAGTCGTTGAAGAGCTGGGTGGACTTGCTGCGCAGGCTTGTCAGCGCACGGAGGAGCGCCGGGCCCGTCGTCTTCTGGGTGACGATCCCGGAGGCGGCCCCCTGCCGTTCGGCGAGGCGGGTTGGTGCCGGGGCCCCCTCAGGGTTCTCGGCGTCGGGGTCCTCGTCGGGCAGCGGCGCGAACTCCCAGCCGCGTTCCAGACCGGCGACGAGTTCCCCGGCGGGCGGATGCGAGATCTCCAGGGTCGCCGCCTTGGTGTGCCTGAAGTTGAGGAGCCGATTGCGGCCGCTCAGGTCGACGAGCGACGTCCGCCAGTTGGCCAGGATCGATTTGAACCGTTCCAGCTCTTCACCGCCGCCGAAAGCACTCGGGTTTGCCACACTCGTCCTAGCTGCTCGTGTTGTCTTGCTGGGCCTGCGAGGAGCGACGTGCCCTGATGAAGCCACACAAGCCCGGGGCCAATCCGCTCCCGAGAGTGGTGCCCTCCGCCTGCTCCGGTCCTGCAGATCTCGCTGATTGGAGAATCCTACGACTCAGACCCTTTGGCGTGAAGAGTGGTGCCTTTCCGCCCCTGGCTCCGCAGTTGGAGACGGCGCGTTCGCCGATTCGTCCCCGGGGGGTGGGTCATGCCGTGCCTGATTCACCGCCAGATGTCCGATGCTGACGGGTCGTTGACGTGCGGCTTCACCCTCGAGGGGACGATGCGCAGCGCCCTGCTGCACGAGGACGGATGGCGCGACGAGCACCTGCACGCCCTGGTGCGCGGTGACCTCTGACGGCGTCGGACCGGCAGGCCGTCGGACCCGCAGGCCGTCAGACCGGCAGGCCGGTCGGTTCCTTGATCCGCTTCATGATGATCTGGGAGTTGACCTCGGTGACCCCGGACAGGGCCGTCAGCCGCTCGATCCACAGGCGTTCGTACGCACGGAGGTCGCCCACGGCGATGCGCAGCAGGCAGCCGGGGCTCCCGAACAGGCGGTAGGCCTCGATCACGTCGGGGATGTCCTGGAGCGCCGCCTCGAAGGCCTCGACGGCCTCCCGGTCGCGGCGGACCTCCACCGACACCAGCACCTCGAAGCCCCGGCCCACCGCCTCGGGGTCGATCACCGCGCGGTACCCCTGGATCACCCCGTCCTGCTCCAGCTGCCGGACCCGCCGCATGCAGGGGGAGGGGGTCAGCCCCACGCGCTGGGCCAGCTCCTGGTTGCTGAGCCGTCCGTCGCGCTGTAGCTCACGCAAGATTTCACGATCAATGGCGTCCATCGCGCAATTATCCCCCACGATCTCACAGAGCTGCCCTGCAACGCGCAATCGCATTGCGCGTAGATCTCACTATCATTGCCCTTTCCAGCAAATTTGTGCGAACCCCGCTCCGGGGTCCAGACGTCAGGGAAGGGTGGCCATGGGGCGCATCGTCGTCATCAGCACCGGCGGAACGATAGCCAGCCGGTGGACGGGCTCGGGCTTCGCCGCCGAGGCCGGCGGCCGCGAGGTCATGGCCACCGCGCCGCTGCCCGAAGGCATCACCGTCGAGGTCGTCGACCTGTTCAGCGTGAACAGCCCCCGCCTCACCACCGCCCACCAGCTCACCCTGCTGCGCACCATCCACGAGGTCCTCGCCGACCCCGCCGTCGACGGCATCGTCGTCACCCACGGCACGGACACCCTGGAGGAGTCCGCCTTCCTGGCCGACCTCCACCACCACGACCCCCGCAGCGTCGTGTTCACCGGCTCGCAGCTGCCCATGGGCTCCACCGAGGGCGACGGCCCCGGCAACCTCTACGACGCCCTGCTCACCGCCGCGACCACGCGCGGGCTCGGCGTCCTGGTCGCCTTCGCCGGCCGCGTCCACGCCGCCCGCGGCACCATGAAGACCCAGGCCGTGGCCCTGGACGCGTTCGCCGACCCCTCCAAGGAACTGCTCGGCAAGATCGGCTTCGGCAAGGTCACCGTCCTGCGGCAGCCCCAGCGCCCGCGGCCCCTGGCCCTGCCCGCGATGCCGGAGCTGCCGCCGCGCGTGGACATGGTGATGCACCACGCCGACGGCGACCCGGTCCTCCTGAACGCCGCCGTCGCGGCCGGCGCCCGGGGCATCGTCCTCGTCGGCACCGGAGCGGGCAACGCCACCCCGGAGATCGTCGAGGCGGTGCGGGAGGCCGTCGCCCGCGGCGTGCTCGTCGCCCTGACCACCCGCGTCCCGGCCGGCCCGGTCACCGAGATCTACACCCACGGCGGCGCGGTCGACCTCGTCGCCGCCGGCGCCGTCCCCACCGGCACCCTGCGCGCCGGCCAGGCCCGCATCGCGGTCCTCTCCGCCCTGCTCGCCTCCGACAGCCCGGCCGAACAGGCCCGCGTCCTGCGCGCGGCCCTGTCCGAGGAGGACCCGGTCCTCGTCGACGCCTAGCTCGATTCCTGGCGAGCTTCCTGTGGGCCAAGCGCATCACTGACGCGGACAGGGCCTGGCGACGTCCAGGCCGCCGAGGTAGCGGTCGTAGTCCGTCCTCGGCAGTTCCCCGGGTGCCAGGTCGCACAGCAGCTCGTGCCAGGCGGCCAGATCGACGGTGCGGCGCACGAGGGAGCCGTCCGGAGCGAACGACAGGACCGACCCGCCGCCACCCGGCAGGAGCTGCGGCGACTCCCGGTCCTGTGCCGACCCAACTTCCTGCATGGTCCAAGTGCCGCGGGCCTCGCCCGTGTCGGGGTCCCAGAACTGCAGGGCGGACTGCTCGCCTGATCGTACGATCTGGACCAAGAAGGCCGAGTCCGTGCTGAATGCCATCGACGGCCCGCCTGTCGACGCGTAGGTGCTGTGCACGATTCGGCCCGATGGGACGTCCAGGACGGACAGCTTGCCGTCGAAGTTGCGCACGGCGACCCTGTGGCCGTCGTTGCTGACCACCGTCTGATGCCCGTACATGGTCCAAACGGGCTTGAGGGAGACCTTCCGGACTTGGCGGAATCCCCCCTCGGCGGTCCATCGCCACACGGTCAATGCCTCGTCCTGCACTACGGCGAGGGTGGTGCGGTCGGCGCTGACAGCCGCGGCGGCGGACAGCGCCCCGCTGTACGGCAGTGACTGCCGTACCTGCCAGGTGCCGGTGTCGACGACCTGGATCGTCTGGGGAGCGATACCGATCACCTTCTGGCCGTCCGGAAGGACCGTCAGGAGGCTGAAGCCGGGGTGTCCGCCGGCCGGAATGCCCAACTGGCGTCCGGCTTGCACGTCCCACAGCGACAAGGTTCCCCCCTGTGAGACGACGGCCCGCCTGCCATCGGGAGTCGCGGCGAGGGTGTTCGCCTGCGGCGCGCCACGGGTGAGCTGGAGGGGCAGTCGACCCAGCACGCGGACACCTTGGTCGGTGACGGCCCAGACGTCCGTGGCCTGGCCCGTGGTACGGAAGGCCGTCCGTTGGTCCACTGCGAGGTCGCCCGGCCTGACCTGCTGCGCGTTGGTCAGGGGCGAACCCTCCCGGACACTGGAGCCGGAGAACAGGGACACGGCGCCGTCCTGTGATCCGGCCGCGATCCAGCGCCCGTCGCCCGACGCCGACACGCTGCGGACCGGCCAGGTGAACGCTCCGAGGACCCGCTCGCGACGCAGCGCGGTGTCGTAGACCCCCACCTCTTTGCCGTAGGCGGCATAAATGCCGACCCGCTTGGTTCCCGGCATCGTCAGCGCGCCGGCGCCTTCGCCGCCCGGCCCGCCGACGCGCCTCCCGGCGGTCAGGTCCCACAACTCGTTGCGGTTCTCGCCGACGTAGGCCGTGCCCGCGTCCTCGGACAGCGACACCGCTACGCCGGCCGGAACACGGAGGCCCGGGATCTGCCGTGCCGCACCCCACACGGTGCCGTTCGGGGGGAGGCTGCGGAGGGTGCCGGCCTGGTGGTCGAGGGCGTGCAGCCGGCCGGATGGATCGAACCCGAGGGCGAGGCTGTTGTCGCTCGCGGTCTCGTCGGCCAGGACACGGCCCGTCTTCACGTCCCAGACGGCCACGTGGTAGGTGGCTCCCTGCTCGCCCGGAGAGTAGAAGCCGGCAGCGAGCCGCTGCCCGTCGCCCGAGAAAG is part of the Streptomyces katrae genome and harbors:
- a CDS encoding TIGR02679 family protein — its product is MTPDGAPVDDARLRRLLGDPGLAWLVDRARRRLEREQPLTGPVSLSAPTSSQRASAERLLGRSPGSGRSLSVRLDEVDAVLRRSGISPAGLAPALEALTGPIVALGPAREAEDLAWQEAYAPIDALADHFPALAAWAARLRGDGLVRRLAGTPAAARALLDQTAVVLGSLPMDPPVSLPAFAARRLGSAHALDDGAPLATITLSGIRALTGFPDGTGTEWRREAWASAGLLRDELSSTVLTLNLRGTPALDWMADAGEPSVLTLRQLIRRPPASTASAVRICENPAVLAAAAEAYGPRCVSLVCLQGQPSAAALLLLRQLHEGGATLHYHGDFDWGGLRIASALLRRVPWQPWRYTAADYRAAALASPDGLPPLAGQPTEAPWDPDLKQALLERGVRVEEETLLDVLLSDLA
- a CDS encoding DUF3320 domain-containing protein; translated protein: MANPSAFGGGEELERFKSILANWRTSLVDLSGRNRLLNFRHTKAATLEISHPPAGELVAGLERGWEFAPLPDEDPDAENPEGAPAPTRLAERQGAASGIVTQKTTGPALLRALTSLRSKSTQLFNDYGLWTLQLGVGILRWREDGASTSSDAPILLLPVRIERLSNGRVRLVANDDEEPRLNPALRVKLEQFLIDWSPVTEQDPTDLDAVLDAVTHAVAGKKAWEVSRRVVLALFASHKESMYQDLLDNEARILNSDLVRAVALGPKAGLASDRFDFEEIDTDRIDELSPPEDSPLVLDADASQRQAVAAAVAGQSFVLDGPPGTGKSQTITNMIAGLMHAGRSVLFVSEKAAALDVVLDRLKSVGLDSYALPLHSHNTSRRAVAQELGRALEEEPRAPRLSQEAVARAREAREALSAYAEAMNEVSQPLGQSLHDVIGRVGRLSEAHVAFLASESDGGSRQQKVFDPAALSGQDLHLIIEATKTIADAWQAVADPSFPWRDLKAGSPHPRPALEQAMAARDGLAAAVARYQDLSEDGEPIEEEDGVRRLIKLLALIGSRRPVPEAWLTSADFADTVASPVDGFLSALKKVVRAQATARSAAGERWEELSPQLTPVPSEAERALPALSPAGIDPSELSEERANELAHAFETTADGLEHTHRSLAEVAQQLGLDIPGSVAAAEDLCDVVALAGADHRPLEQWLVPGGASEADKAAVNVVADGLRAFFARRDTVLAAQARATAEAGPGWASIPATLDTEPPASERGLGGLEPRGLDLSALTRTQAAELSDWFASLGATLESAEQHAAATARLLGLDRPRSTQEAEELIALVELATASHRMLGTWLDPQVMSRVREACTEISDAAHRLAEAERAAQDVFRPETAVFPGLPDLIGRLSEGSRGIGGLLSGAVRADRKALGALTVAGSWRSELYARLPLALDWHTAHSRLRSLARTHAALLGHYAGAELPDVPALEAALAHAGAVHRLAPDTVLDPHRRGLLAAQIADGHTPAPELLEHCRALSEDLNTWRQDLTRPRLAPVADELAKCSPAYAARWLRDHLDPIARAVDLIDTAASLGRRDDGPGFAYTLAGARAAIGAAQEGRRETAGFAAEEEAHRRLCGSWYQGLSTDPAELRADSSDAAPERSGIPELLHRAWGIQRSAPGGCADEEQRKLLGRYASADGVDTAALQDALEAAHTVERLAPDTLADPTRRARLIRFLADGRPVPHTLVRQTEPQIRTDLHTWREYAGQPHLAAAGAHLLAGPMPDAARWLRAHVEPFEDAADLLHAVARVADTDGGLSLSRARQAVTAVADARAAVARFDDDAPRHGELLGDLYQGTATDKGAVLDALDWSQQVRRTAHGSHAAPLSVPAARLMLDAPAETSVADRHDEWQRQRDDLVGHFDVQRGRLLQRELRESLPAAATCLSRLDDDPFGPEAWTTCSDALRQLRRYGLDGLPSQLAQRGVSAADFPASVERAVLTAWIERRLGLDARLKPMRAVDRDQLVERFRDADRALVEAAHAEVIAACNARRPRRTNIGPAAELRRQSQLKRRHKPVRQLLGETRDVVRLIKPCFMMSPLTVSQFLPPDFRFDVVIFDEASQVLPQDAVNSVYRGSALIVAGDQKQLPPTSFFSAGSDGDDDDEWDEEGADNFESVLDACKASGVLRGLPLRWHYRSRHENLIAFSNNDFYDNTMVTFPGAYEQSPDLGVEFFKADGVYDRGGRSNNPGEAAAVAQRVIHHFATRPGLSLGVVALSKAQAEAIEDAVQKARTARPDLDHFFTEDRLDGFFVKNLETVQGDERDVVILSVGYGPDHRGKLLSTFGPINREGGWRRLNVAVTRARRRMEVIASFHGSELADSTNKSVQHLKRYLQYAEHGPHILATAAADPDAAPESPFEEEVLAVLRDWGYSVQPQVGVAGFRIDMAVRHPAAPGSYALGIECDGVMYHSSRAARDRDRLREAVLRDLGWKLHRIWGTDWYRNRRDAIARLRAAVEGACARDPFQVMPQQPVTEGTPAEAPAAPDTTADTGPAVTFVALDDGPPKWSRAYEELGDVQLVNLRITSAERRGMRHAELQDPDAVGVVADVALSVIKAEGPMTEDLILTRVRSAWGISRAGAVVRDSVRRALRRITSAGQIVRVGEAYDLPDREPAFARTPTPTMARKVGQVPSVERRLVVGHVVGESPGVHREELLREVARFFGWTRLGPDIRDALTSDVDELVAKGAVREADGFLMPADGA
- a CDS encoding Lrp/AsnC family transcriptional regulator: MRLRVAGQLCEIVGDNCAMDAIDREILRELQRDGRLSNQELAQRVGLTPSPCMRRVRQLEQDGVIQGYRAVIDPEAVGRGFEVLVSVEVRRDREAVEAFEAALQDIPDVIEAYRLFGSPGCLLRIAVGDLRAYERLWIERLTALSGVTEVNSQIIMKRIKEPTGLPV